In Hippoglossus stenolepis isolate QCI-W04-F060 chromosome 20, HSTE1.2, whole genome shotgun sequence, the following are encoded in one genomic region:
- the LOC118099147 gene encoding uncharacterized protein LOC118099147: MDKVIHEDISLQTERELTSPVSQKRPRTDCTVTNNHSGERRFDFPELWTFQKNIGSPSSKHTLQTDLLEMCPAESGDVLDDKPHKQPQHSYLIVTPFTKVTAAHTDNVHTGFSKVSFITAERHLLHLGKDEQPPLTETDKLSSYRGDDAGGALAESHTSEDTSTDTSSQPDCRRLGKSLEDEPLGGCCSPAGNDKDGRQVQTNVSQVQVFTLSSSDEEVRCQSDCAHEHALHDAGFHNTWSQSAEVKASNQTENKLEFSENIPFGKEEGSSTRSLCDYQVSKCFSSDPEENPSGNLADFTKNEKKIPEVQTFEKENVAFSEREAKIPFVAKCTKGSTDSGVMVLARNIISENASVEDDDFCGLKGEHAAGKIIAKARSEAADHTTETPMPARISEELGEGDNDPGPFSVIDPAMGSETDREAKEKCSNTESTAALERFPSVKVSERETQEVSAHDQAGHRDTEPQACYITINKTQGMDGNESSCQWKSSPSSSPRSPTKPPPAWDGGHESHRSVRSQLKEQDQSDWFPVSLDHLKTQQVEYSQTGSARMDESTEVKEGEDMIRFVKQIKTDENLEKEIKSDEELLQNNEKQKENSNEISTGDCISDWTEGDISKCNNRLTPVEHEETTEEKKRVTNVGVENKTDGQENSEVLVKIDHDLQLSHVEGTKGNMSKSDNTLSQVSQREQGNELNCFPYFQNRAQTILVESKDDLAVSTSASVSDAVVPCQNESSHSQNANNNTTAQICNDRFSPAPSVFTFYDRVPGGFDTFEKIRLSPDDDDADDDAAGLGNSPLLTSLPRQLLKTSERQLYHSMPGAESDKYEEIPGEEEVGKEKVARFQCHSDNMAHECLSSDSTCNELPNSISLADVIILGWPEQQLNCDSVCDSTALILDEMNPQSTSSTVSDESDSPSDLNVYPEFEMRKQYNMVLKELNLFFDISINDFANDSKASTPEQCSDTAEAMEGHVSNCKEHLSSPELRCHAPLDDAEEDSSLEMSGGDPVVSCTSGSCDGEQEVPFGSHTSQETSMDTAEKHKELQGMDQRRKMWSPSFACPPLFEQQFHRPPEPPRRLEPLTTCTRPIRVGLSKRAKTKHLHHPHPYK, encoded by the exons ATGGATAAAGTCATACATGAAGACATCAGTctacaaacagagagagagctcacTTCACCAGTCTCCCAAAAAAGGCCAAGGACAGATTGTACGgtgacaaacaaccacagtggGGAAAGGAGGTTTGACTTTCCTGAGCTTTggacatttcagaaaaacattGGCTCCCCATCATCAAAACACACCCTGCAGACAGATTTGTTAGAAATGTGCCCAGCAGAGAGTGGGGATGTTCTAGATGATAAACCTCACAAGCAGCCACAACACTCCTATTTAATTGTCACCCCTTTTACAAAGGTGACTGCAGCACACACTGACAATGTGCATACAGGATTTTCTAAAGTCAGTTTTATCACTGCTGAGAGACACCTCCTACATCTGGGGAAAGATGAGCAGCCACCACTTACTGAAACTGACAAGCTCAGCTCATACCGGGGAGATGATGCAGGTGGGGCATTAGCAGAGTCTCACACTTCAGAAGACACCAGCACTGACACGTCCAGTCAACCTGATTGCAGACGGCTGGGGAAATCACTTGAAGACGAACCCCTCGGAGGTTGTTGCTCTCCCGCTGGAAATGACAAAGATGGGAGACAGGTACAAACTAATGTCAGTCAAGTCCAAGTATTCACCCTTAGTTCAAGTGATGAAGAGGTCAGATGTCAGTCTGATTGCGCTCATGAACATGCTCTACATGACGCAGGTTTCCATAATACATGGAGCCAATCTGCTGAAGTTAAAGCGAGCAATCAGACAGAGAACAAGCTCGAATTTAGTGAGAATATCCCTTTCGGCAAGGAAGAGGGAAGCAGTACCAGATCTCTCTGTGATTATCAAGTCTCTAAATGCTTTTCTTCAGACCCTGAAGAGAACCCCTCTGGGAACTTGGCAGACTTTacaaaaaatgagaaaaaaataccaGAAGTCCAGActtttgagaaagaaaatgttgcCTTCTCTGAGAGGGAAGCAAAAATCCCTTTTGTTGCTAAATGTACCAAGGGGTCAACTGATTCTGGTGTTATGGTATTAGCCAGAAATATTATATCTGAGAATGCAAGTGTTGAAGATGATGACTTCTGTGGGCTAAAAGGCGAACATGCCGCTGGCAAGATAATAGCCAAAGCTCGGAGTGAAGCGGCTGATCACACAACAGAGACTCCAATGCCTGCAAGAATCAGCGAAGAGCTTGGTGAAGGAGATAATGATCCAGGCCCTTTCAGTGTAATTGACCCTGCCATGGGGAGTGAAACTGACAGAGAGGCTAAGGAGAAATGCTCTAACACAGAGAGTACTGCGGCTCTTGAAAGATTTCCATCTGTAAAAGTCAGCGAGAGGGAAACACAGGAAGTTTCAGCTCACGACCAGGCCgggcacagagacacagagcctCAAGCTTGTTACATCAcaatcaacaaaacacaagggATGGATGGCAATGAAAGTAGCTGTCAATGGAAATCCAGTCCCAGCAGTAGTCCCCGCAGCCCCACAAAACCTCCTCCTGCTTGGGATGGAGGACATGAAAGTCATAGGTCTGTGAGATCTCAGCTGAAGGAGCAGGATCAATCTGACTGGTTCCCTGTCAGTCTCGAccacctgaagacacaacagGTTGAATATTCACAAACAGGATCTGCCAGAATGGACGAGTCAACTGAGGtaaaagaaggagaagacaTGATAAGATTtgtcaaacaaattaaaactgatGAGAACttggagaaagaaataaagtcaGATGAGGAACTTctgcaaaacaatgaaaaacagaaagaaaactccAATGAAATATCAACTGGGGATTGCATCAGTGACTGGACAGAAGGAGACATTAGTAAATGTAACAATAGGTTAACTCCTGTTGAACATGAAGAGAcaactgaagaaaagaaaagagtgacGAATGTTGgtgtggaaaataaaactgacgGGCAGGAAAATTCAGAGGTGTTGGTGAAAATAGATCATGATCTGCAACTGTCACATGTTGAAGGGACAAAGGGCAACATGAGTAAAAGTGACAACACATTGAGCCAAGTTAGTCAACGTGAACAAGGAAATGAGCTCAATTGTTTTCCATATTTTCAAAATAGAGCTCAGACAATACTGGTTGAAAGTAAAGATGACCTTGCAGTCTCAACTTCTGCTTCAGTAAGTGATGCAGTTGTGCCATGCCAGAATGAATCAAGCCATTCTCAAAATGCTAACAACAACACCACTGCCCAAATCTGTAATGACAGATTTTCCCCAGCGCCATCTGTCTTCACTTTCTATGACCGGGTGCCTGGGGGTTTTGACACTTTCGAAAAGATCCGGCTCTCaccagatgatgatgatgctgatgatgatgctgccGGCCTGGGCAACAGCCCTCTCCTCACCAGCTTGCCTAGGCAGCTGTTGAAAACATCTGAGCGACAACTTTACCACTCCATGCCAGGGGCAGAGAGTGACAAGTAtgaggagataccaggagaggaggaagtgggcaAAGAGAAGGTGGCAAGATTTCAGTGTCACAGCGACAACATGGCACATGAATGTTTAAGCAGTGACTCCACTTGTAATGAGCTCCCAAACTCTATCTCTCTGGCAGATGTTATTATCCTCGGATGGCCAGAGCAACAGCTTAACTGTGACTCAGTCTGTGATTCCACTGCACTCATCCTGGATGAAATGAACCCTCAGTCAACCTCCTCCACTGTTTCCGATGAAAGTGACAGTCCATCTGATTTAAACGTCTACCCTGAGTTTGAGATGAGAAAACAGTACAACATGGTCCTGAAAGAGCTGAACTTGTTTTTTGACATCAGTATAAATGATTTTGCAAACGACAGCAAAGCATCGACACCAGAGCAATGTAGCGACACAGCGGAAGCCATGGAGGGCCATGTTTCAAACTGCAAAGAACATCTCAGCAGCCCAGAACTACGATGCCACGCGCCATTAG ATGATGCTGAAGAAGACTCAAGCCTGGAAATGTCTGGAGGTGATCCAGTGGTTTCTTGTACCAGTGGCAGCTGTGATGGCGAGCAGGAGGTGCCCTTTGGCAGCCACACGAGCCAGGAAACATCAATGGACACTGCAGAGAAGCACAAAG AGCTGCAGGGGATGGatcagaggaggaaaatgtgGTCTCCGTCCTTCGCGTGTCCACCATTGTTTGAGCAACAGTTCCACA gACCCCCAGAGCCGCCCAGAAGACTGGAGCCTCTGACAACGTGCACACGTCCGATCCGGGTTGGTCTTTCGAAGAGAGCCAAGACCAAACACCTGCACCATCCCCACCCCTACAAATGA